One part of the Solanum dulcamara chromosome 3, daSolDulc1.2, whole genome shotgun sequence genome encodes these proteins:
- the LOC129883050 gene encoding aspartic proteinase-like gives MEIKVLLVAIMIWEITRGLGFNVYADNMVRIDLKRQSLDLNNIRDARIYVKDLRGSNRNLDSSDEQIIYLKTYRDVQYFAEIGIGSPPQHFTVVFDTGSSNLWVPSSRCFFSIACYLRSRYKSRLSNTYTKIGKSCKIPFGTGSVRGFFSQDDTKVGGAVIKQQVFTEVTREGYFTFLNARFDGVLGLGFQGSDSKNVTPVWHNMLLQKIISKSIFSFWLNRDPTSRIAGEILFGGMDWTHFRGIHTFVPVAKNGYWEVEIGDLFIGNNSTGLCEDGCPAIVDTGTSFIAGPTTILTQINHAIGAEGIVSSKCKNVVSDYGNLIWERLISGSHPDKVCQRIGVCTSNQTLGVSNEPRSSKSQKRENDVFCNFCEMVVFWIQVEIRKERSQELAFHYANQLCEKLPNPGGKSFINCDVLSLPHITFTIGNKSFPLSPDQYVIRVDDSQGVHCLSGFTALNVHPRRPLWVLGDAFLRAYHTVYDFDNLQIGFAESA, from the exons ATGGAGATCAAAGTTCTTCTTGTAGCAATTATGATATGGGAAATAACCCGCGGTTTAGGCTTCAATGTATACGCTGATAATATGGTTAGGATTGACCTAAAAAGGCAATCTTTGGACCTTAATAACATAAGGGATGCAAGAATCTATGTTAAAGATTTGAGAGGTTCCAATAGAAACTTGGATTCTTCCGATGAGCAGATAATTTACCTAAAAACTTATCGAGATGTCCAGTACTTCGCGGAGATTGGTATTGGTTCACCACCTCAACACTTCACTGTTGTGTTTGATACTGGAAGTTCCAATCTTTGGGTTCCATCTTCGAGATGCTTCTTCTCG ATTGCTTGTTATCTTCGTTCCAGGTACAAATCAAGACTATCAAATACATATACGAAAATTG GGAAATCTTGCAAAATCCCTTTTGGAACTGGATCAGTGCGAGGATTCTTTAGCCAAGACGATACGAAAGTTGGAGGTGCTGTCATAAAGCAACAG GTTTTCACTGAGGTAACTCGAGAGGGATATTTCACATTCTTGAATGCACGATTCGATGGAGTACTAGGACTTGGATTCCAGGGCTCGGATTCAAAGAATGTCACACCAGTATG GCATAACATGTTGCTtcagaaaataatttcaaagtcaaTCTTCTCATTCTGGCTAAATCGAGATCCTACGTCTAGGATAGCTGGTGAAATTCTCTTTGGAGGCATGGATTGGACTCATTTCAGGGGTATACATACATTTGTCCCCGTTGCTAAAAATGGTTATTGGGAG GTTGAGATAGGGGATCTTTTTATAGGAAACAATTCAACAG GCCTTTGTGAGGATGGTTGTCCAGCTATTGTGGATACTGGAACATCTTTTATCGCTGGTCCAACT ACCATTTTAACTCAAATAAATCATGCGATTGGAGCGGAAGGAATTGTCAGTTCGAAATGCAAAAATGTTGTCTCGGATTATGGGAATTTGATTTGGGAACGCTTGATATCAGGG TCACATCCTGATAAAGTTTGCCAGAGAATTGGTGTCTGTACATCTAATCAGACATTAGGTGTAAG TAATGAACCCCGAAGTTCAAAGTCCCAGAAGCgagaaaatgatgttttttgcAATTTTTGTGAGATGGTAGTGTTTTGGATACAAGTAGAGATTAGAAAAGAGAGATCACAAGAATTGGCATTTCATTATGCTAATCAG CTATGTGAGAAGCTACCAAATCCTGGGGGGAAATCATTTATCAATTGTGATGTCTTGTCCCTGCCACATATAACATTTACCATTGGGAACAAATCTTTCCCCCTTTCTCCGGATCAG TATGTTATCAGAGTTGATGACAGCCAAGGTGTTCACTGTCTCAGTGGATTTACAGCGTTAAATGTGCATCCGCGACGTCCCCTCTG GGTTCTTGGAGATGCATTCTTGAGAGCCTACCACACAGTTTACGATTTTGACAATTTACAAATTGGATTTGCAGAAAGTGCCTAG